From Zingiber officinale cultivar Zhangliang chromosome 5B, Zo_v1.1, whole genome shotgun sequence, the proteins below share one genomic window:
- the LOC121985599 gene encoding zinc finger CCCH domain-containing protein 36-like gives MPEPSPKSDRASPSLPLQVADSLADDCVPPEEDRREIGEEGERVAEEERDEGRRRDDEVNDTSKKQEGCCKNPKSISSNSERSFVNSSNSHAQYFRDGDLGNGSPSKLHYKKTSEDKNEELCQPKKRPWSSPFIQHERENKNPAIVCDFFAQGWCIKGSSCRFLHKKEVVGDSGLETQEGISDMPISEYSTKPDFHLQRSLVRTYGKEMHGLSEFKSHDILHASKNFFDEHFQSGSGRTSALLGDEVRQESMFQRKNTITGLIPMVDFTADRYSTSGEISSRHFSNERMMYKEMPIGDHRNDASSLTENPLISESVLFSGVSSTPIDVHRDSDDAYSFGEKPDDLSGQHRGSCFTIHDSSCLTSFKSNFDNSTYSIQGSAATESLHSFAQAGTRFIHGLPVSDERGDVHTMLNHCSNFTTYGQPNVAGDSLSRLQQNLEENTWENSIPFQPSFSFASFIESCSDSQFDPLGSNIGHPKEVTTPVLAGDFKPGYDANKSANSFTSASDTATVAPGLTTNDEKGNIPRITDPAPINDAKVGNNMRDVNNLDNNIMESKSMKMVYAALVDFLKELLKPWWKEGHLSRDTHKLIVKKTTEKVLGALQPHQVPNSPLSIQQYLSSSRPKLLKLVEAYVDKYTKS, from the exons ATACAAGCAAAAAACAGGAAGGCTGTTGCAAGAATCCAAAGTCAATTTCTTCCAATTCTGAGAGATCTTTTGTCAATTCATCAAATTCTCATGCCCAGTATTTTAGGGATGGTGATCTTGGCAATGGTTCTCCATCTAAGTTGCATTACAAAAAGACATCTGAAGACAAAAATGAAGAGCTCTG CCAACCTAAAAAAAGGCCATGGAGTTCTCCTTTTATTCAGCATGAACGTGAAAATAAAAATCCTGCAATTGTTTGCGATTTTTTTGCTCAAGGTTGGTGCATCAAGGGAAGTTCTTGTAGATTTCTTCACAAGAAAGAGGTGGTTGGCGACTCTGGTCTGGAGACACAGGAAG GCATATCGGACATGCCAATTTCAGAATATTCAACAAAACCAGATTTCCATTTACAAAGGTCTCTTGTCAGAACATACGGCAAGGAAATGCATGGATTGTCTGAATTCAAGAGCCATGATATTCTTCATGCATCAAAGAACTTTTTTGATGAGCATTTTCAATCTGGCAGTGGTAGGACATCTGCTCTCCTAGGCGATGAAGTAAGACAGGAATCAATGTTCCAAAGAAAAAACACAATAACAGGACTAATACCTATGGTTGATTTTACTGCTGATAGATACTCAACTAGTGGAGAGATTTCATCAAGACATTTTTCAAATGAAAGAATGATGTACAAGGAAATGCCAATTGGCGATCATAGAAATGATGCATCTTCTTTGACAGAAAACCCATTAATTTCAGAATCTGTTTTGTTCTCTGGTGTATCATCTACACCAATCGATGTCCACAGAGATAGCGACGATGCCTATTCTTTTGGAGAAAAGCCAGATGACCTTTCTGGACAACATCGAGGGAGCTGCTTCACAATTCATGATTCTTCTTGTCTAACAAGTTTCAAGTCAAATTTTGACAACTCTACTTATTCAATTCAGGGATCTGCTGCAACTGAGTCACTTCATTCATTTGCTCAAGCAGGCACAAGATTTATTCATGGACTTCCAGTAAGTGATGAACGCGGAGATGTCCATACAATGTTAAACCACTGCAGCAATTTCACTACTTATGGACAGCCAAATGTTGCTGGGGATTCGTTGTCTCGGCTGCAACAAAATCTTGAAGAGAACACTTGGGAAAACTCTATACCTTTTCAACCGTCATTTTCCTTTGCTTCTTTTATTGAATCCTGTTCCGATAGCCAATTTGATCCCCTTGGCAGCAACATTGGTCATCCAAAAGAAGTCACAACTCCTGTATTAGCTGGAGATTTTAAACCAGGATATGATGCCAACAAATCTGCAAATTCTTTTACTTCTGCTAGCGACACAGCTACTGTGGCTCCTGGTCTCACCACAAATGACGAGAAAGGGAACATCCCTCGTATTACTGATCCTGCTCCTATTAATGATGCAAAAGTTGGCAATAACATGAGAGATGTAAACAATTTAGATAATAATATTATGGAATCAAAGTCAATGAAGATGGTTTATGCAGCTTTGGTGGACTTCTTAAAGGAATTGCTAAAGCCATGGTGGAAGGAGGGTCACTTGAGTAGGGATACCCATAAGTTGATAGTTAAGAAGACAACAGAGAAAGTCTTAGGTGCATTGCAACCCCATCAAGTCCCTAATAGCCCGTTGTCAATACAACAATATTTATCCTCCTCCAGGCCAAAGCTTTTGAAACTAGTGGAG gccTATGTGGATAAATATACTAAATCCTGA